The window AGGAGTTCTGAATCGGTTTTATTTTGATATATTTTTGAAAATTTATTCATCCTACATTTATGGTTGCCAACGTAGCACATATACGTCGTAACCAGCTTTTGCTGGGTATGAACGTTATATGCATTGTTCCACGCCGTTTGATTTTTTACTTTAATTCTTCAAAATATTTAATTGTTTCCGTTTGATTTTGTCTTTTCGCTGTATCAATTGGTAATTCGTTTCTGTAATTCCTCAAATTCAAATCTGCACCATTATCTACCAAAACTTTTATTGTTTCCAAATGCCCTCCAAATGATGCACTATGAATTGGAGCATATTTTTGTGGGTCTGTTTGAACATTCACATTTGCTCCTTTTTCAATTAAGAGTTCTACAATATTTGCAAAACCGTTCATT of the Flammeovirga agarivorans genome contains:
- a CDS encoding ankyrin repeat domain-containing protein; protein product: MEINNFQLEELIRRGNNEEFLKIAAEIGGEKIKCNSNSEELASIHWAAGSGNIEIVKYLLSDEVNENASLTRGNNFSPLHAASMNGFANIVELLIEKGANVNVQTDPQKYAPIHSASFGGHLETIKVLVDNGADLNLRNYRNELPIDTAKRQNQTETIKYFEELK